GCACACCGGTTCTGAACTCTTCTTTTCGATACGGCCGTTTCAACACAGAATATAAAAAAGCACGTTATTTATGAAGTCTATAGATtctaaatatcatttttttaactattttatttttttccggaatttatttcgtttttgtgtaattttttaaagatatttactGCTTGCAACAGTTTTCACCCAGTTTTCCACCCCGACCCTCCGCTCCCCCCCCCCTCTTCCAATTTTCCATTTTCGCGAAAATACATGAACTGCAAACCGTAAtggccatggcctaggacagatgagcgaaaacggagaactgtttgtagaattttgtggaaacaacaacatggtgatcggcggatcgctcttcccccatcgaccagcacataaggtcacttgggtatcccgagatggccgaacagaaaatcaaattgaccacatctgcatcagccgaaaatggagaaggagccttcttgatgtccgcaacaaacgaagcgcagacattgcatctgaccatcacctcgtccttggcgagatacgactgagagttgcgcgtgtccaacggcgcgaggagaaagtcgggtgtcgatacgacgtccgccggttggagaatccagaggtgaaaagggcatacgttgaacagctagaatcccgagcctcggagctgccgacagacggaacagtcgaagaacagtggtgtggaatcaagaatgcctttatcacgacgagccatggtactctcggtaaagtttgtggaagaagaagtgaatggatgtcggatgaaacttggaggatggtcgatgatcggagaaaggcgaaagtcggaattgagcaggcatgtaccgggtcagccaaagcagccgcccgcttacgatatgcggagctggaaaaggcagttaaacgagcttgtagacgagacaagagagcctggacaaactccctagccgaagagggagaaagagccgccgccaatggagatatccgattactttatgacatttctcgccgcctcagtggtgcaaggactaatgcaagaatgccgctaaaagaccgagcaggtcagttattgaccgatcgaacagatcagctcaaacgatggactgagcacttcgaacaactcttccgagtcacgaatagcgatggccaacagaatctgcagctcgaagcgccaacagtaagtcgcataaatggcgtcaactcggaagcgccttcgctggctgaaatagaagcggcaatcaaaaacatgaaatccaacaaagcacctgggatcgattgcatccctgctgaaatgctcaaagccgaccctgccctatcagcacaaatgttgcaccgtcttttcgctgacatctgggatactgcaacattcccggccgactggatgcagggtatcctcgtaaaggtcccgaagaaaggagacctgacagagtgcggtaactggcgaggcataacgttgatctgtacaaccctcaaagtactctgcaaagtgatcctgaacaggatccaggagaaaatagacgctacactccgacggcaacaagctggattccgatccggacgatcatgtgtggaccacatcacaacgctacgaatcatactggaacaaatcaacgaattccaggactctcctctgctggtgttcgttgatttcgaaaaagcattcgaccgacttaaccatgaaaacatctgggcggctctaaggcgacgaggggtcccagagaaactagtccatctcatcgaagcacagtacgaggcattttcgtgcaaggtcttgcacgacggtgtcttgtccgaaccaatcccggtaactgctggagtgagacaaggatgtattctatcaccgctactttttctcatcgtaatggatgagattctgattggatcgattgactgtgcaccgaaccgaggattgccgtggaatccttcaacaatggagcaactgaacgaccttgacctggctgacgatattgttttgctcgcccaaacacaaccagatatgcagagcaaactcgacgatctcaccgaaagttccaaggcagcaggtctcaaagtcaatgtcggaaagaccaagtcgatggagatcaacacaggaaatccctccagtttcatggtagctgggcaacaagttgagaaagtggagtgcttccagtatcttggtagccagataacgcctgatggtggtaccagaaaagacatcgaaacccggataagaaaggcccgatttgcgtttgcgagtctccgaaacatctggcggtcacgccagatctctctacgaacgaaaatccgaatcttcaactcaaacgtcaaatccgtattgctgtacgggtgcgaaacttggtgcacatatgcggtaacgacgcgaaaactgcaagtatttgtaaaccgctgcctgcggaatatcatccgcgcttggtggcctggcaattggatctcgaatgaggaactacatcgccggtgtcatcaaagggcgctagaaatcgagattcgggaacgtaagtggagatggattgggcacacgctgcgaagagatgaaaacgagatttgcagagaggcgctagattggaatccagaaggtcatcgaagaagaggcagacccagaaattcgtggcggcgaagcctagccgctgaaatccgaactgtcgacgagaatcttgactgggaccaggtgaagacgctggctccggatcgtcaacagtggaggtcttttaccacggccctatgcaccggaggatcggcgcgggatcattaagtaagtaagcaaACCGTAATATGCCAAAAAAAGCTCAAACACATCCACTTAACCAACAACCAAGCACCACCCAGCAAGAGCTACTCTCTTAATCTTCCCAAATATAACAATCGTAACGCTATGATTACCAAAAAATCGCATGTTGTACATATCCCGATCTTTTCTAAGTCAGGATCTGTACGTTAGGAGATTCGCATTTTGTTGCAACCACTCACAACAATCCGTATGTACGATATTGGAAGGCATAGCGAGAGCGCTCATCAACGACTTTCTTTTTATCTTGCTTTTTTAAGATTGTGGTAACTCGCCACTCTCGGAGATCTCCCCACATAACAGGGACAGAGCAGAGAGCATCGCTTGCTAGGAGCGATTTAAATGTGTTCTATGGTTGGTCGCTCCCTGCTCAAAAGTCGCTAGAAGAGATTTTCTTCCATCCCTGGCGGTGAGtactaaatatttgaataactctGTAAAGCATTATAAATCAATTCTAAACCATAAAACAGGTTAGGCCAACGGCGAAAATTATAAAGTTGCTAGGTTTCGTTTGGCTTGGAGAGGTCGACTAAATGTAAGTCTAGCTTATCCATTTACATAACCTCATTCTGacgattttgtattttgtatttttagtctTGAAGTATTTCTATACACCAGTTTTGTATTGGTACAAATATACTGTCGGAACTCGACCCAATCCCCTGTTTTTACTGACCTACGGCAacagcaatagccttcactccgatTTGCTATCGTTCTTATGGAAATATGTGTTaaagtaaagagcaagctttattctttttagcaagCCCAAGCCCAATCCAAATTTggatcgtttttgaaaaattaaaatttaaagtgatttttgctttaataatACCGTGTGAATCAAAGTGCCCATCGGCCTGAATGTTTCGCTTTTGTTTTCATCGCTATTTTCCTTCTTTCTTTTTCGGATCCATTTCTGCCTCCTCCGCttccatcatcatcgtcatcgtcatccgTGGGGAACGCGATGACTGGCACCAAAAGACGATCTGTCACAGAAATCTTCGCActtcatcagcagcagcagcagaaattCGAGAGGAACCagataaaaaagttgtttcatcGGGTTGGAAAATAATGGAAGGTACCGTAACCGACGCCAAATTCCCTGCCGGATCGTTGGTACCGAAACATGAAACCGGTGCGCTCGGTTTTGTCCGTAAATGGCCAGCATACAACGGGCAGGGTGCCACGATTGCCATCTTCGATTCCGGAGTCGATCCCCGTGCCAAGGGGTTGGAGGTGAGTGAAAATAGATATCGAACAATGGCAGCTACGAAAACATTAAAGGAATTTTGTTATCAAAATGCATTCGCGTCAGATTCATTCAATGAATCGAAGTACAAAATGCTGAGTAATTGAACCAGTACCGGGTGCTAGTTAAatacagaacaaaaaaaaaagttgaaaaattgacgaaattctGGTCATCAACAGACGAAAGGGCATATtgatattttatgtttatttgtaattttaaccTGTTCTTTTCGTAAAGCAACAAATTtgctaaaacaattttaaaaaatattccttcTCTGATGTACATAAttgatttacatatttttacatGCATTTAAAAAAGAGTTAACTTTTTAGTTACTACaggaattattttattaaatcacttgtaactaaattttttttttatcattttatgaatttcgcagacaaaaatcccaaaaacaAATATGCAGGTTGTTTAATACTccgttattttgaaattttaatacaaattaaacACCAATGTCATTCAAAACCGTTTTTTCTCACAGAGGTTCCTAAAcctaattagaaaaaaaatcttaactcGTAATTCTTTATAAAGCTAATTATTATAACTGAAACAGGTTGTTTGATGGCTTGTTACTTCTATCTGGTGCAcccaaaaagtttttctattCTTCTGGAACCCTCCAGATCATTTATTTTGCATCACTTCTCAACCTATCTctacaaaattgatgattttgaaacTCTTGATCATAAGAAAATAATCAGCTagaatgattgaattttaacgCAATTCAATGTCgacgaaaacaatattttcaacatttttcaaattaagaatacaattaaataaaaattggctcaacaaattataaataaattgtgTAAATACCGTAAGGTACCTTCTACAATGACCGGAGAATGCTTTGATCAGGATGCTGCAATGAGCTTTACTAGTTAACAattaactcgatatgattggagatggtttttctaaaaataattttatttgacgacaagtgtccaactcttcccagtatcgtttatgctggttaggggaccaagtttgaatttggtttctgaaccaacatggcgatATTGGAACAGCCGGCTCTGATCcgcaaaattccttttccgatccagctctggcgagttcgtcggcgcactcgtttccaaaaattccggGTTCGGGTTGTTCGGGTGAAGGTTTAATTGCCTTCAACAAGTTCTttgattgctttccggcatgcgattacaagttttgatctagaactggaagcactaagtgatttgatagctgcttggctatctaaacagaaataaattgttctaaacataattttcttttgaagtacaatttgcactccatacataatagcatatagctcagcctaaaagactgtacaatatttacctagaggttgagcatcgTATAGGTCAGAGTACATTTCCGGGCAGAAGGAAGAAGATGGAAGGTGAACAACGTTGCAGAGCAACACATTTCAATCGGAATGTTTTCGTCGAAGTGTTAAACTAGTAGCGGAAATAAGGATGTTTATTTCTTCTTTCAGACAATCCCCGGGGGAGGCCCGAAAGTGATTGAACGTTTCGACTGTTCCGGATGTGGTGATGTGGATACCAGCAAATTGGTGACGGCTCAAAGCGATGGTACTATCGTTGGGTTGTCCGGACGGGTCCTGCGACTATCGAAGGCAATGAAAGCCAAAGCGATCAACGGAGAGTTTCGCATAGGACTTAAAAGTATGCACGATCTGTACCCATCGCGTATTCGGGAGAAAATCGTTGCCGACTCGAAGCTGAAACATTGGGATGATCCACACAAAAAGGCACTGGCCGAAGCTAGCCGAGATATTGTTGACTTTGAAACGAAGAATCCGACCGTAGCTAGCCTAGGGCTGAAGGACAAACTGACGAAGGAAAATCTAGATGGTACGTTGGATTTCTTGAACGCCTGCGAGAAAAAGTATTCCGATTTGAAGACTACCTACGATTGTGTTTTGTACCAGACCGAGAGTGGTTGGATTGCAGCTATCGATACAACTGAAACCGGTGATCTGGAAAATGCAGTTCACGTGCGCGAATATAGTAAGTCCCGTGAAATCGTCAACTTGGACGATTTCTTGTCGATATCCATCAACGTACATGATGGCGGAGATGTGTTGGAGGTTGTTGGCATTTGCAGTAAGTTTAAGAggtcaaaaaaatcgaaagttcttgcatattcagattttttttcttgcagcgAGTCACGGAACACACGTGGCTTCCATTGCCTGTGGTTACCATCCGGAGAATCCTGAATTGGATGGAGTGGCTCCAGGAGCAAAGGTAGTATCCTTAACAATCGGTGATGGTCGGCTTGGATCGATGGAAACGGGAACAGCGCTGGTGCGAGCCATCATTAAAGTGATGGAACTTTGTGAGGCTGGTTGCAAGATTGATGTTATCAATATGAGCTACGGTGAGCATAGTCACTGGTCAAATGCTGGGCGGGTTGGTGAGTTGATGAGTGAGCTGGTCAACAACTACGGCGTTGTCTGGGTTGCTTCAGCAGGTAATCATGGGCCAGCTTTGTGCACCATTAGCACTCCACCAGACATAAGCCAACCCAGCTGTGTTGGTGTTGGAGCTTTTGTTTCGCCTGAAATGATGGAAGCTGAATATGCCCTGAGACAGAAACTTCCGGGCAACGTTTATACGTGGACTTCCCGTGACCCCTGCACCGACGGAGGTTTTGGAGTAACAGTTTGTGCTCCTGGGGCCGCTATTGCTTCGGTACCTCAGTTCACAATGTCGAAGGCCCAGCTAATGAACGGCACAAGTATGGCAGCTCCACATGTAGCCGGGGCAGTTGCTTTGCTAATATCTGGTCTGAAGCAAACCAACACTCATTACACGGCATTTAGCATTAAACGTGCTCTGTGGAATTCCGCTACCAGAATTGATTATGTGGACAAATTTGCTCAAGGCAATGGATTATTGAATGTAGAGAAGGCGTTTGAAAACTTGACAACGTATTCGGGGCATGTTGAAACCGATCTTCGGTTTTCAGTTACTGTTGGCAGTAACGGAGCAAAGGGTATCCACATCCGAAATGGGCTTCTTACAAAACCGGAAGAATTCAGCGTTAATGTTGAGCCGGtattatttaatgataaatatgCTGGTAAGTTTAAAAGTAGCTGTAAAAATTTGAAGGATtctcacaaaatttatattgcagctccaccagaaaaaataaatttcaacgtcAGACTGACATTGATTCCTACTGAAGCTTGGATTCAGTGCGGCTCGTTTTTGGACCTCTGTTACTCTGCTCGCACATTCAGTGTTAAAATAGATCCTACTGGATTATCAGCAGGTGTCCACAAGGCATGGTAAATCCAAGTTCAAATGTCTTACTTTTCGTTAGTGCCTTAAATCTTATATTATTGCAGTATTAAAGCTTTCGATTCGGCTTGCGTCGAAAAGGGTAccttatttgaaattcccgTGACTGTAGTTCAACCGATGGTAATCGATCCGAAAACACTAGAATACAGCAGTCCGGAAGCAGTGGTCTGTAAACCGAATACAATTCTGCGAAACTTTTTCCTGGTACCGAAACACGCAACCTGGGCAGTTCTGGAGATGATATCAACCGATGCTAATGACACCGTCGGCGGAAAGTTCTTGATCCACACCATGCAAATTATGCCAATGAAAAACTGCAAGGCACAAGAGAAACAAAAGATTCTTCCCGTTAATAGTGTTACAACCACCGTTCATCCGTTCCAGTGTGTGGTATGTTGTAAATAAAGTTGCATAGTATGTTTGAATATTCTCATCTATAACTGTTTTTAGGGAGATAATATTCTAGAAGTTTGTATTGCAAAGTATTGGTCAAATTTCGGGACCGTTCCGTTGAAGTATTCCATCAAATTCCATGGCATTTCGCCCCTGAATGGAAGTAAGTCGTCAAATTTCGCTTCAAAGAAACTACAGTTAAATTAACTTGATCATTATTTTAGGTATAATGCATAGCGCCAGTGGTATTCATCGCATTGATTTGACCACCCTGACTACCGAAGAAGTTCTTCCCACCGTATCGTTGAAAACCGCCGTTATGGTCCTTAAACCGGTGGAGACCAAAATCAGTCCACTGACTACTCGAGATGTGATTCATCCCTGTCGTCAGATCTATCAAAATCTTTTGACCTATAATCTGCACTTAAACAAGGCCCAAGAGATTGCTTTCTATGCGCCGCTTTTCAGTACCGTTCTGTATGAAAGTGAATTTGAATCACAATTCTGGATGGTGTTCGATTCTAACAAAATGATGGTTGGTTGTGGCGATGCTTATTCAAACGATTCGTATTTGAAACTGGAGAAAGGTGACTACACGATAAAACTACAAGTTCGGCACGAGAAAAAGGATATTTTGGAGAAGGTTTCCGAAGCAATTTTCCTAgcaaatataaagctagcaagTAGCTTAGCCGTAGACGTTTACAAATCATATAACCAAGCTATTGTTAATGGGAAAAAGATCGCATCTTGTATTTTCCCAGCTGGGGTCACAAGGCCCGTTTTCCTGTCTCCGATTTCCAACGACAAGTTACAAAAAGCCTCGTTTCCGAATCAGTGCTCTTGGCTGCAAGGAACCATCACGTATGCCAAGGATGAAATGGGTAAAAAGTGCGACATCTACAGCTTCCGATATATTCTAACTGAGGGACCTCCAGTGAAAAAGAACGGAGGATCTAGTcctaaagaaaataaaagtaaatttgaAGAGTACAATGAAGGACTGCGGGACTATCAAGTTTCCCAGATTGCCAAACTAGATGGGGATAATGCAGAATTCGTTTACCGAGCTGTATTGAAGGAAAATCCAGGCTTCTTGGGTGCACATCTGGCTTTGATTGATAATCTAGATAGTGGTGAACTGAAGAACCATATGCCCTGTACATTCAGTGCTAGTTTAGAGAAAatggaaatcgaatcgttggcaCTCGTCAAAGTAAAACTGCTAAAAATAATCGAACTTGCAGAACAAGTAATGAAAGCTATTGATCAAAATGCCCTGCTAGCATATTATGGTTTGAAGACAGATAACCGTTCGAATGCCGCTAAAATTAAAACGTGAGTATCGGACTGCTAATTTTAATTTGTGGATCAACATTAATTAAGTGGATCAAATAAGTCTATTTTGAATGCAATATTTATCTCTTTAAACTTGCCTCTGACACAACTCGGGTTGCAGTAAAtaatccaaatattttttctgttactCATATTAGGCAAAACTgattttaatcagatttttgtttttttttgcatttttccttcTGTTATATAAGGTCTTATGTCCGTGCCTACATTATGTAAGTTCCTCTTAGTTTTTGTCAAAACTATGTTTTAGAATAGGTGAGATTGTAATGTGTATGTCTGTCGTTGTTTAGAAGTGCAGGGTTTCTTCAGCGATGAATTTACTGTATTCATATTCATTTGATCGCATTTAATGGGTGATAAGAAATGAAACATTCGCAGAAATATTAAGTAATACCTATTATAATAATAGATTGTTTTGGAAGGAAGGCATTAAAATATGACTTTAAAATATTGGTGAAATTGACACACATATCAGATTGGAATGTGCTTTCCTATTGCTATTAacctaaattattttcaataccCTCTTTCGCAGACAAATGGACAAGCAGAAGCAACAGTTGCTGGATGCCTCCCAAAAGAAACTGATCGCCCTGAGTAAGCTTCGTACCATCAAAGCCACCGTTGAGGCCAACGAAGTAGTGGGAGATGCGTCCCTTGCCACGGAACAGTTGGaagaaattgaacaaattttcaacgaTGTTGGAAAGTTTATCGATTACACTGACTCTAAGGTGACTATTTTTTATCTATTTCTTGCTCACTTATTAatagtaacattttttttgcttttctattTTAACCCCTAACAGGTTCTGCTATTGTCGATATGGCACGCGTTCAGCTTCAAACAGTACGGGCGGATGCTCAAATATCTAGGTAAATTGTACGAAGACAAACTGGCTCGGGAAGTGCTAGAGGAACAGGTTAGGGTTGTCAGTGAAATGAAATGGGCTCACgtggaaaaacttttgaacaagATGATTGTTACCTCCAACCCTCAGGGATATCGACTGTTCTAAATGTCTGcagaacgaaaaaacaaacaaaagtagATAGAAACAGCTCTGCTAATTATAGCAATTGGTTCAATGCTTAAATGTCATTCAGATTTTACAGGTTTAATATCAATCAATAGTaacaaattttttcagcaccatAGTAATTCagttcgtttattgaaaaagaCAAAGAATTCTGATCGAAAATATATGGAAAGCTTAACTTGATTCAAGCACAAACGGCAATTCGGTGAATATATTATTCTAAAACggtaactgaatattttttcagcgTAGTGAAAATTGTTCTGATCGTCTGTAACAGACAAGAAGTCTGTAGCAACTATTTTGtaagaattataaatttttgtgtttcaaatgaATATGGTCGATTTAtatatataataaaaattataagatttcaaacatcagtggatttttttctttagacATGACAAGTTTGATAAGCCTTCCTTCAATCATTTTCGATACTCAGTTGACTCGACGCCTAATAAAATTACGTGTTTTTATGTAAACAAAAGTTCGTGAACATAAAGTATAGAGACAGTATATCTACGGATTATCAAGGCTCCGCCCaactttttgcagaatttttcaaaacgagtTACCAGTCATCGGAAGCCTCTGGTTTATTAGTAACTCCACAAGACCCCCTAGTAAATGAGATTAGGTTGACGATTCTCGAAATCGAGGCAGGTATCGAAGATCTAGACTATGGGTGGCCAACactttcaacaggcgggccaaattttggaTTTGAGATTAGCTCGCGGGCcaaacaagaaatttttcattcatattcAAGTAAAAAACAGGATACGCTattacaatgaaaaatttctgcTTCAAGTTCAGATTCATCCTAAGAAACtttgttttatgcattttttttttcaaagaattttttcacAGTCTCGCTTGTACCTTGGTACGTTGCACATCGCTTTGTGTGAGCTTGcagaaaactaatttttttctcttctcttcACACGCTATTGTTGAGCCGTGCAATGAATCCCATTGATACTTCAAGGTCACCGAGGAATGATGTACGAGTGCGGAAGTACCACGATAATTATGTTGGACCATATTTGGTCATGGCTGAATCTGTTGCTGGAAATCTCTCCATAACTAAAATCGCGAAGAGTCTTATGAAGAAATTTGGAGAAGACTTCATTCGCGCAATGCCGGTTTCGAAGACGAAAATGAAGATTCTGATGCGATCAAAGGATGCTGCTAACAAGATAGCTAGCATCAACTCAAGCAAGGAGGTTAAGTTTTTTATACCCCAGCGTTTAGTGGAGTGCCTTGGGGTCGCTTACATCGAACCCGAGGTCACTGACGAAGAATTGCAATGTGCAAATGTTTATGACAAACGTAAATCTAACCAAGTTGATAACCCGGAGGTGATACATGTCCGTCGTGTTATCAAGAAGCTGCCAGATGAAACTGAAGAGGCTCTTTACACAGTGATTTTCACTTTTGCCGGATTGAATTTACCCACTCATGTTGAAATAAATAGAGTGCTATATTCCGTGAAACAATATGTTTACCCGGTGAGGCAGTGTGGAAACTGCTGGCGCTTAGGTCATCATAAAAAAGGCTGTAAAAGTGCCAAAAGATGCAACCAATGCTTGGAACAAACGATTAACGAAGACCACGTATGTGAGGGTACTGAACCGCGATGTGTGAATTGCCTTGGACCCCATCGGTCCAATGATCACAAAATGTGTCCAAAAATAATCCTAAAAAAGAAATCAGATAAGGAACGTGAGAATACTTTCTCGCAAGGCCGTGTGGATTGGTTTTGCGCACCAAACTCAGTTCCTACTAGCATCAACTCATGCGATCAACAACCGAAATCTGCAGCAGTGGAAGTAGCATGTCAAACAACAACTGCCGAAGTAACTGGTCCTTCTCAAAAACGTCGTCTCGAGGTTGACTCGGAAGATGACCTGCCCAACCTCGAGGTAAATATTTCGAATAGGGTTTGCGAATCTATCCGGTCAACAGTCGAGTCAAATGAAGTTATTGACATTGTTGCCGATGCATTGGAAGTCGCCGATGATGATTTCGAGTctagattgaaaattcaacagaTGGTTTTAGCGAAAATTACCGAAGCGGTTAATCTTAAAGTAAGAAGCTGTTTGGATAACCTCCGGTTATGAAAATAGACACACCGGTCAATCAAACAGACACTAATTCTCTGCAATGTCTGCAATGGAATTGCAGAGGTTTACTCACCAAACGCACTTCTTTGATTCAACTTATAAATCAATTCAATATCAACATCTCTCTTCTATGTGAAACTGTTGGGGCCATGAACAAACCTACGCGAGCACTGGGCTCACTGACGGCAGCTGACAGCTCTCGTCAGTGGAGACAGCATGAGTGAGAGAAAGAGATGTTaatgttatgtttatgtttatatcCACTTTAGTTTCCGTCGCGACACACTAATGTTCACGTTTTTATTAAGTCCAAAAAGTTCGTTTTATAATACAATGGTTTTAAGTTAAACCCCGTGTTTTATGTTCCGTTAT
This sequence is a window from Uranotaenia lowii strain MFRU-FL chromosome 3, ASM2978415v1, whole genome shotgun sequence. Protein-coding genes within it:
- the LOC129755665 gene encoding tripeptidyl-peptidase 2 isoform X1 gives rise to the protein MEGTVTDAKFPAGSLVPKHETGALGFVRKWPAYNGQGATIAIFDSGVDPRAKGLETIPGGGPKVIERFDCSGCGDVDTSKLVTAQSDGTIVGLSGRVLRLSKAMKAKAINGEFRIGLKSMHDLYPSRIREKIVADSKLKHWDDPHKKALAEASRDIVDFETKNPTVASLGLKDKLTKENLDGTLDFLNACEKKYSDLKTTYDCVLYQTESGWIAAIDTTETGDLENAVHVREYSKSREIVNLDDFLSISINVHDGGDVLEVVGICTSHGTHVASIACGYHPENPELDGVAPGAKVVSLTIGDGRLGSMETGTALVRAIIKVMELCEAGCKIDVINMSYGEHSHWSNAGRVGELMSELVNNYGVVWVASAGNHGPALCTISTPPDISQPSCVGVGAFVSPEMMEAEYALRQKLPGNVYTWTSRDPCTDGGFGVTVCAPGAAIASVPQFTMSKAQLMNGTSMAAPHVAGAVALLISGLKQTNTHYTAFSIKRALWNSATRIDYVDKFAQGNGLLNVEKAFENLTTYSGHVETDLRFSVTVGSNGAKGIHIRNGLLTKPEEFSVNVEPVLFNDKYAAPPEKINFNVRLTLIPTEAWIQCGSFLDLCYSARTFSVKIDPTGLSAGVHKACIKAFDSACVEKGTLFEIPVTVVQPMVIDPKTLEYSSPEAVVCKPNTILRNFFLVPKHATWAVLEMISTDANDTVGGKFLIHTMQIMPMKNCKAQEKQKILPVNSVTTTVHPFQCVGDNILEVCIAKYWSNFGTVPLKYSIKFHGISPLNGSIMHSASGIHRIDLTTLTTEEVLPTVSLKTAVMVLKPVETKISPLTTRDVIHPCRQIYQNLLTYNLHLNKAQEIAFYAPLFSTVLYESEFESQFWMVFDSNKMMVGCGDAYSNDSYLKLEKGDYTIKLQVRHEKKDILEKVSEAIFLANIKLASSLAVDVYKSYNQAIVNGKKIASCIFPAGVTRPVFLSPISNDKLQKASFPNQCSWLQGTITYAKDEMGKKCDIYSFRYILTEGPPVKKNGGSSPKENKSKFEEYNEGLRDYQVSQIAKLDGDNAEFVYRAVLKENPGFLGAHLALIDNLDSGELKNHMPCTFSASLEKMEIESLALVKVKLLKIIELAEQVMKAIDQNALLAYYGLKTDNRSNAAKIKTQMDKQKQQLLDASQKKLIALSKLRTIKATVEANEVVGDASLATEQLEEIEQIFNDVGKFIDYTDSKVLLLSIWHAFSFKQYGRMLKYLGKLYEDKLAREVLEEQVRVVSEMKWAHVEKLLNKMIVTSNPQGYRLF
- the LOC129755665 gene encoding tripeptidyl-peptidase 2 isoform X2, with amino-acid sequence MLKFHKQIKFISGVPVAIKHIMRCHKLTICHRNLRTSSAAAAEIREEPDKKVVSSGWKIMEGTVTDAKFPAGSLVPKHETGALGFVRKWPAYNGQGATIAIFDSGVDPRAKGLETIPGGGPKVIERFDCSGCGDVDTSKLVTAQSDGTIVGLSGRVLRLSKAMKAKAINGEFRIGLKSMHDLYPSRIREKIVADSKLKHWDDPHKKALAEASRDIVDFETKNPTVASLGLKDKLTKENLDGTLDFLNACEKKYSDLKTTYDCVLYQTESGWIAAIDTTETGDLENAVHVREYSKSREIVNLDDFLSISINVHDGGDVLEVVGICTSHGTHVASIACGYHPENPELDGVAPGAKVVSLTIGDGRLGSMETGTALVRAIIKVMELCEAGCKIDVINMSYGEHSHWSNAGRVGELMSELVNNYGVVWVASAGNHGPALCTISTPPDISQPSCVGVGAFVSPEMMEAEYALRQKLPGNVYTWTSRDPCTDGGFGVTVCAPGAAIASVPQFTMSKAQLMNGTSMAAPHVAGAVALLISGLKQTNTHYTAFSIKRALWNSATRIDYVDKFAQGNGLLNVEKAFENLTTYSGHVETDLRFSVTVGSNGAKGIHIRNGLLTKPEEFSVNVEPVLFNDKYAAPPEKINFNVRLTLIPTEAWIQCGSFLDLCYSARTFSVKIDPTGLSAGVHKACIKAFDSACVEKGTLFEIPVTVVQPMVIDPKTLEYSSPEAVVCKPNTILRNFFLVPKHATWAVLEMISTDANDTVGGKFLIHTMQIMPMKNCKAQEKQKILPVNSVTTTVHPFQCVGDNILEVCIAKYWSNFGTVPLKYSIKFHGISPLNGSIMHSASGIHRIDLTTLTTEEVLPTVSLKTAVMVLKPVETKISPLTTRDVIHPCRQIYQNLLTYNLHLNKAQEIAFYAPLFSTVLYESEFESQFWMVFDSNKMMVGCGDAYSNDSYLKLEKGDYTIKLQVRHEKKDILEKVSEAIFLANIKLASSLAVDVYKSYNQAIVNGKKIASCIFPAGVTRPVFLSPISNDKLQKASFPNQCSWLQGTITYAKDEMGKKCDIYSFRYILTEGPPVKKNGGSSPKENKSKFEEYNEGLRDYQVSQIAKLDGDNAEFVYRAVLKENPGFLGAHLALIDNLDSGELKNHMPCTFSASLEKMEIESLALVKVKLLKIIELAEQVMKAIDQNALLAYYGLKTDNRSNAAKIKTQMDKQKQQLLDASQKKLIALSKLRTIKATVEANEVVGDASLATEQLEEIEQIFNDVGKFIDYTDSKVLLLSIWHAFSFKQYGRMLKYLGKLYEDKLAREVLEEQVRVVSEMKWAHVEKLLNKMIVTSNPQGYRLF